CGAAATGCGTCGCACCTCGCCCCAGATAAATTCGTCCAGCATCAAATCGCCCAGCACAATCAATCGGCGATTTGGAAACAGATTCAGGATTTGTTGCGCGCGTTGTTGATTCATATTCGTGGTTTGCCAAGTCGCGTGATCCAGATGCCCGTTTGAAAGTCATTAAAGAAGATGTTACCGCCGAATATTCGCGCGCTGAAAGTGAAGGGAACCTGCTGATGTTCGCCTTCCGTCACGCTTGTTTTCAGGCGAGCGATTTCACGACCTTGCTGGGCAAGATTACCTCGAAGCTCGCCGGAAATATCCAGGATGCGTCCTCCGCTGCCGTAAAATCCCATTGCCAGCCAATCTCCATCAGCCCAAACATTGTATGCGCCACCTTCGGGCAAAGCATATTCGGCGACGCGGCGTGGAGTGTAAATATCTGAGACATCAATTACATGCAGAATGCCGCGGCCAAGCCTGCGCCCGCCCGCTTTCGGATCAAATTCCGCCGGAATGACTTCGTCACCGACGAAGACGTAATTTTTATGGCGAAAGACTTCGCGCGTTCCCGCCAGCCATCCTTTGCCGTAAAGGTCCGCGTGATTGAAGCGCAGTTGGCTAACCAATTGGGGATGTTCAGGTCTTCCACCGCGAATTCCCGCGCCAACGTCCAAAATCACCAATCCGTCGCGCCAGTACGCCAGATAAGCCAGTCCGTCTTTGACTTGCACGTCGTGCAAATGACGGCTTCCCAGGCTCATTCCGGCCATCGTGTTTTCAAGTTGCGATTTCGCAACCGGCAAGGCGAGTTCCCAACGCGCCACCTGTTTAGGCGTTTTCGCATCGCGAAAATCAATCACCCGCATTGAACCGGTTGCGTCGTCGGTCAGATACACATAATGACCGTCAATGAATGCGCTGTGAACCGATCCGCTGATGGTTTCCGTGAACGAAGAAAGGATTTTGGGATGCGCCAAATCCGACGTGTCCAGAAACAGCAACCCGTTTTGGCGATTGGATGCGCCTTCGCGCGTCAATACGCCAATTCGCCCATCAGCGGTCAAACTGAAATCCGGCAGAGTGCGAGCGTCAACCTTGAGCGTATCAGTCAAGACAGGATGTTTCAGATCGGAGATGTCGTAAACACGAAGCTCGTCGGCCAACGTCGCAACATAAAGATAGTTGCCGAACGGCCATAATTCCGAGGCTTGAAGCGTTCCCAGCGGAATCCTGCCGATGGTTTCCAGTTCGCGTTCGACGTTTCGCGGGGTAATGGTAAGCATGCTTGATGCGGATTTACCGCCCGCCGAAGCCGTGACGGTGTATTTGCCGGGTCGCGGAGCGACGAATGCTCCATCGGTTTCCACGCTCGCTTCGCCATCTGCCGTCCAGCGAATGTTGGCGGCTGTAGTCACCTCGCCGGTTTCGCTTTTAGTTTCGGCTTTAAAGCGAACCACATCTCCCACGCGCGCCGCCGTTTGGGTTGGCGTCAAACTAACGCTGTGAATCTCGCTTTTGGCGATTTCGATGAAGACGCGGTCGCTGATGCCTTCAGCGCTGGCGATAATAGTGACCTTGCCCGCAGCCAATCCGTTGACTTGTCCCGTCGCATCAACCGTTGCCAATCTCGGATTGCCCGATGTCCAATTGATCTGAACGTCTTTTCTCAACCCTCCGTGAACATCCATCGCTTTGGCGACCAGTTTCAAGCTGTCGCCAACCATCAGTGTGGAAGTTGGTTTTGCGATTTCGATGGAGGCCAAACGAGGTGGTTTGATGTGAATCGAAGCGCGAACCTGTTTGCCGCCGACAATCGCGACGATTTGAACTTCACCCGGCGCAAGCAGGTTGATATTGCCGTCAGCGTCAATCGTCGCCAGGTCGTTCGGCAGCGCGATCCAGAAACCGGCTTTGATTTCCGTCTGGCGGCCACGATCGTCGGTTGTCATGGTTTTGAGGCGCAGTAGCTGCCCGGCTTCGACTTCGGCGTTGGTCGGAACGATTGAGATGGAGCCAGGCTTTCCGGTTTGCGCTTGTGGCGAGGCAGGCTGGAAAACAAAAAGCGCAAACAGAAAACCAAGAAGCGCAAAAACAATTGTCGAAAACGTTTTTGCGCTTCTTTGGGACTGTAGCGCAGATTGAGCTTGCCTACGGGTATTCACTGCGGACCGGTGTCGCTCCAATTCGGATTTATTCGCCCGGCGAAGTTGTTGAACCTTTCTGTTTCGGTTTGCCGAGTTTGGTGATCCAGATGCCGGAGTTGATGTCATTGAAGAAAATGTAATCGCCAAACTGGCGCGCTCCCCAGGTGAAGGGAACATTGGGACGATAACCTTGCGGATCGCCAGTCCAGAGCCGGGAAATTTCACGGCCTTGTTGGTACAGATCGCCGCGCAATTCGCCGGAAACATCCAGCACGCGGCCTCCGCCGCCGTAATAACCCATCACCAATACGTCGTTTTTAACCCAGACATTGTGCGCGCCACCTTCGGGCACAGCATATTCCGCAACTTTGCGCGGATTGTTGATGTCGCTGACATCCACCACGTGTAGCACGCCGCGCGCCGGAATGCGGTTTTTGGCGATGATGTCGAATTGGGCTGGGAAGACTTCGTCGCCCACGAAAACGTAATTTTTATAGCGATATACTTCATGCGTTCCGGCCAGCCAACCATCGCCATACAATTCGTTGTGGTTGAATCGAAGTTGGCTGACGAGTTTCGGGCTTTCGGGCGAGCCGCCTTTGATGCCCGCGCCGACATCCAGAATCACCAACCCATCGCGCCAGTATGCCAGGTACGCCAATCCGTCTTTGATTTGCACGTCGTGCAGGTAACGGCCTCCCTCGCCAAACCCTTCATTTGTCGGTTTCGGCCCGCGCAGCGGGACTTCCCATCTCGCGACTTCTTTCGGATTTTTCGGGTCTTTGAAACTGATGACGCGCATGGAACCGGTCGCGTCGTCGGTCAGATACACATACTGGCCGTCAATATAGGCGCTGTGTACGCCGCCGGTAACGGTTTCCGTATATTCCGAAAGCACTTTCGGATGCGCCAGATCAGAAGTGTCCAGAAAGACAATGCCGTTTTTGCGGCTGGAAGCGCCTTCGCGCGTCAACACGCCGATTTTGCCATCGGCGGTCAGACTGACATCATTGACCACGCGCGCGTCCACTTTGACTGTGTCGGTGAGTTTGGGATTTTTCGGATCGGAAATGTCATACACCTGCACCTGATCCGCAATCGTCGAAACGTAGATGTAATCGCCGAACATCCATTGTTCGGAAGCCTGAATGTCTTTCAAACGGATGCGGCCAACCGTAATCAATTCGCGTTCGGCATTTCGCGGCGTAACG
The sequence above is a segment of the Acidobacteriota bacterium genome. Coding sequences within it:
- a CDS encoding Ig-like domain-containing protein, coding for MTTDDRGRQTEIKAGFWIALPNDLATIDADGNINLLAPGEVQIVAIVGGKQVRASIHIKPPRLASIEIAKPTSTLMVGDSLKLVAKAMDVHGGLRKDVQINWTSGNPRLATVDATGQVNGLAAGKVTIIASAEGISDRVFIEIAKSEIHSVSLTPTQTAARVGDVVRFKAETKSETGEVTTAANIRWTADGEASVETDGAFVAPRPGKYTVTASAGGKSASSMLTITPRNVERELETIGRIPLGTLQASELWPFGNYLYVATLADELRVYDISDLKHPVLTDTLKVDARTLPDFSLTADGRIGVLTREGASNRQNGLLFLDTSDLAHPKILSSFTETISGSVHSAFIDGHYVYLTDDATGSMRVIDFRDAKTPKQVARWELALPVAKSQLENTMAGMSLGSRHLHDVQVKDGLAYLAYWRDGLVILDVGAGIRGGRPEHPQLVSQLRFNHADLYGKGWLAGTREVFRHKNYVFVGDEVIPAEFDPKAGGRRLGRGILHVIDVSDIYTPRRVAEYALPEGGAYNVWADGDWLAMGFYGSGGRILDISGELRGNLAQQGREIARLKTSVTEGEHQQVPFTFSARIFGGNIFFNDFQTGIWITRLGKPRI
- a CDS encoding Ig-like domain-containing protein; amino-acid sequence: MTAIRKRVSLLVLLLCVAAFAMFSRYTIGSASAQSPKGVAITPATSEAEVGQQLQLKAISTDDNGKQSEIKAGFWVALPGDLAVADADGKITFYAPGEVQVIAVVNGRPARATIRVKPAKVKTVEISKLGAPLVIGGTYKLNAKVIGSNGDPRGDVKLNWVSDNPASVAVDSAGLITGVAAGKAKISAKAEGVAGDLEVEAIKSNVRSIAVEPRTSDTLTGNVIHFNALAKDASGAAIKSAAVRWAVSGSGATIESDGAFVANNPGTYVVTASVGEQSAAATIVVTPRNAERELITVGRIRLKDIQASEQWMFGDYIYVSTIADQVQVYDISDPKNPKLTDTVKVDARVVNDVSLTADGKIGVLTREGASSRKNGIVFLDTSDLAHPKVLSEYTETVTGGVHSAYIDGQYVYLTDDATGSMRVISFKDPKNPKEVARWEVPLRGPKPTNEGFGEGGRYLHDVQIKDGLAYLAYWRDGLVILDVGAGIKGGSPESPKLVSQLRFNHNELYGDGWLAGTHEVYRYKNYVFVGDEVFPAQFDIIAKNRIPARGVLHVVDVSDINNPRKVAEYAVPEGGAHNVWVKNDVLVMGYYGGGGRVLDVSGELRGDLYQQGREISRLWTGDPQGYRPNVPFTWGARQFGDYIFFNDINSGIWITKLGKPKQKGSTTSPGE